A stretch of the Nicotiana tabacum cultivar K326 chromosome 6, ASM71507v2, whole genome shotgun sequence genome encodes the following:
- the LOC107780707 gene encoding uncharacterized protein LOC107780707: MDLEEWEVLPEDGFLQIHDDGGNKIFSRKFISDSNRVFHDYFSCSTPNPCQFVDSTVHPRVPKQLIPLSIQLKPRIQKTHDDNDDDDDDDEVSKEVITTQVPFEINILPSTISEKIKAPAAMMETDQVLSQVFFKKMKDTESRLTRDMKVESPKSSNKTFVPQIDQEYPFPFEEKSEVIEIDKDIVIKKMEMEAEIIHEDNRGGLNLLNWSLTGIGAICSFGVAAAATICISFIGNRQKHKQNQQNQMLRFQIFSDDKRMKQVVRHASKLNEAISATRGVPISRAQITVGGYYDAV, encoded by the exons ATGGATCTTGAAGAGTGGGAGGTTCTTCCTGAGGATGGGTTTCTTCAAATCCATGATGATGGTGGCAACAAGATTTTCTCAAGAAAATTTATTTCTGATTCCAATAGAGTTTTCCATGATTACTTTAGTTGTTCAACTCCAAATCCTTGTCAATTTGTCGACTCAACAGTCCACCCTAGAGTGCCAAAACAACTTATCCCACTCTCAATTCAACTAAAGCCAAGAATCCAGAAAACacatgatgataatgatgatgatgatgatgatgatgaggtttCTAAAGAAGTCATCACTACTCAAGTTCCTTTTGAGATCAACATATTACCATCAACCATTTCTGAAAAGATCAAAGCTCCAGCAGCTATGATGGAAACAGATCAAGTACTGTCACAAGTTTTCTTCAAGAAAATGAAGGATACTGAAAGTAGACTTACACGAGACATGAAAGTAGAGTCACCCAAGTCAAGTAACAAGACCTTTGTGCCACAAATTGATCAAGAGTACCCTTTTCCATTTGAGGAGAAAAGTGAAGTTATTGAAATTGACAAAGATATAGTGATCAAGAAAATGGAGATGGAAGCTGAGATAATTCATGAAGATAACAGAGGTGGATTAAACCTATTGAACTGGAGCTTGACTGGGATTGGTGCTATTTGCTCATTTGgggttgctgctgctgctaccaTTTGCATCAGCTTCATTGGTAATCGCCAAAAACATAAGCAAAATCAGCAGAATCAGATGCTTCGGTTCCAGATCTTTTCTGATGATAAG AGGATGAAGCAAGTAGTTCGCCACGCAAGCAAATTGAATGAAGCAATATCAGCAACGAGAGGAGTTCCTATAAGCAGAGCACAAATCACAGTTGGAGGATACTATGATGCTGTCTGA